A genome region from Marinobacter panjinensis includes the following:
- a CDS encoding bifunctional diguanylate cyclase/phosphodiesterase, translating to MDKPASALTLFIRGLLNPAFPALIFLVFLGIALVLQYGIEKQDSSQIQSNLDSEALSMASRLEREFLVHVDAIRRMAKRREAAPDMSRETWERDARNYLTDFGVYQAIEWIDENFVIRWMEPYGGNEDAIGYNVAFSPERRQALETARSTGNIDVSGVIDLKQGGSGLVIYAPVLSGEDNEGFIAGVFKMETLARQLLSGRPLESFRIDILDNNSPAYVLGQSIDADTSFSSNASVELPTLDWTLTVTPSASWVKDHRSNWPFVTFVIMLCMGVLTSLTTLLVQQILKRNQALLKTRRELDAEISQRQAVQQDLARLETTDTLTGLANRRFFMEDLVHTLSIADRQMRQVALVMIDLDRFQMLNDSLGHQFGDELLIKVSERLNALSDERIMVAYSGGDEFMICQQHVEDIDDVINLLGQIKQCFEEPYHVQGEKHGVTATMGVAVYPQSGLDADTLMRNADVALYRAKEQGRNTYQFYTEGMQDREVMRLELDKDLDQALANDEFVLYFQPQLDLNDSSINSVEALIRWKHPRRGLLPPIDFIPLAEESGRITDIGRWVVKAACRQLANWQNGPYANLRIAVNLSGRELDDEGIVDHIQETLEAHGVTADRLEVELTEEIFIQNIEHNLNQLSKLHKLGVHLAIDDFGVGYSSLGYLRDFPVDLLKIDRSFITDVTERHDDAVITRAVINLAHNLGIQVVAEGVETREQLNFLKNHRCDLIQGYFISRPVPAAELEQALSSGVLNVDTPVGT from the coding sequence GTGGACAAACCTGCCTCGGCGCTAACCCTGTTTATCAGGGGATTGCTGAACCCGGCATTTCCAGCACTGATTTTCCTGGTTTTCCTGGGAATTGCTCTGGTTTTGCAATACGGCATTGAAAAGCAGGATAGCTCCCAGATTCAGTCCAATCTGGACAGCGAAGCGCTGTCCATGGCCAGTCGCCTTGAGCGGGAATTTCTGGTTCATGTGGATGCCATTCGACGGATGGCAAAACGTCGGGAAGCCGCCCCGGACATGTCCCGTGAAACCTGGGAACGGGACGCCCGGAATTACCTGACTGATTTTGGTGTCTACCAGGCGATCGAGTGGATTGACGAAAATTTTGTTATCCGCTGGATGGAACCTTACGGGGGCAATGAAGATGCCATCGGCTACAACGTTGCCTTCTCGCCGGAGCGCCGGCAAGCACTGGAAACAGCCAGGTCAACGGGCAATATTGATGTTTCCGGCGTCATCGACCTGAAGCAGGGTGGCAGCGGGCTGGTCATCTACGCGCCCGTACTCTCCGGGGAGGACAACGAAGGTTTTATTGCCGGCGTCTTCAAAATGGAAACCCTTGCCAGGCAGCTGCTGTCCGGACGCCCGTTGGAGTCCTTCCGCATTGATATCCTGGATAACAACAGCCCTGCCTACGTCCTCGGCCAGTCGATCGACGCGGATACCTCTTTCTCCAGCAACGCCAGTGTCGAACTGCCAACTTTGGACTGGACGCTGACCGTTACCCCTTCCGCGTCCTGGGTAAAAGATCATCGCAGCAACTGGCCCTTCGTTACCTTCGTGATCATGCTGTGTATGGGGGTACTGACGAGCCTCACCACGCTGCTGGTACAGCAAATTCTCAAACGCAACCAGGCATTGCTGAAAACGCGGCGCGAGCTGGATGCAGAAATCAGTCAGCGCCAGGCTGTACAACAGGACCTGGCGCGGCTTGAGACCACTGACACCCTCACCGGCCTGGCCAACCGCCGCTTTTTCATGGAAGACCTGGTTCACACTCTGAGCATTGCGGACAGGCAGATGCGTCAGGTGGCGCTGGTGATGATAGACCTCGACCGCTTCCAGATGCTCAACGACTCTCTCGGTCACCAGTTCGGAGATGAATTGCTGATCAAGGTGTCCGAGCGCCTCAACGCACTCAGCGATGAAAGGATCATGGTTGCGTATTCCGGCGGCGACGAATTCATGATCTGCCAACAGCATGTCGAAGACATAGACGACGTCATCAATCTGCTGGGCCAAATCAAACAGTGCTTTGAAGAGCCTTATCATGTTCAGGGCGAAAAGCATGGCGTTACCGCTACCATGGGGGTCGCGGTGTATCCCCAGAGCGGTCTGGACGCCGACACACTGATGCGAAATGCAGACGTGGCGTTGTACCGGGCCAAGGAGCAGGGCCGGAATACCTACCAATTCTATACCGAAGGCATGCAGGACCGGGAAGTCATGCGCCTTGAACTGGACAAAGACCTCGACCAGGCCCTGGCCAATGACGAATTCGTGCTTTACTTTCAGCCCCAGTTGGACCTCAACGATTCCTCCATCAACAGTGTGGAAGCCCTGATCCGCTGGAAACACCCCCGCAGAGGCCTGTTACCGCCGATCGATTTCATTCCCCTGGCTGAAGAAAGCGGGCGCATTACTGATATCGGCCGCTGGGTGGTCAAGGCCGCCTGTAGGCAGCTGGCTAATTGGCAGAACGGGCCTTATGCCAACCTGCGGATCGCCGTGAACCTGTCGGGCCGCGAACTGGATGACGAAGGCATTGTTGACCATATCCAGGAGACACTGGAAGCCCATGGAGTAACCGCGGATCGCCTGGAAGTGGAGCTGACGGAAGAGATTTTCATCCAGAATATAGAGCACAACCTCAATCAGCTCTCCAAGCTCCACAAACTGGGCGTACATCTGGCCATTGATGACTTTGGTGTGGGTTATTCTTCGCTGGGTTACCTGCGGGATTTTCCGGTTGACCTGCTGAAAATCGACCGCTCCTTTATTACGGATGTCACTGAACGCCACGACGATGCAGTGATTACCCGCGCAGTCATCAATCTGGCCCATAATCTTGGCATTCAGGTGGTGGCCGAGGGCGTGGAAACCCGGGAACAGCTTAATTTTCTGAAAAATCATCGCTGCGATCTGATCCAGGGCTACTTCATCAGCCGCCCGGTTCCTGCCGCCGAACTGGAACAGGCGCTGAGTTCTGGCGTTCTGAATGTCGATACGCCGGTTGGTACCTGA
- a CDS encoding CoA-binding protein, translating into MSRNNPEQLRRILETVRTIALVGASDKSNRPSHEVMAYLQGRGYRVIPVNPRLAGKTVLGETVYPDLASVTTPVDMADLFLAPDRTDPVIDAAIKQEIPVVWMQIGVLNEEGALRAENAGVIVVMDKCPKQEIPRLGVPPVAQPAT; encoded by the coding sequence ATGTCCCGTAATAATCCCGAACAGCTACGCAGAATACTCGAAACCGTCCGCACCATTGCCCTGGTCGGCGCCAGTGACAAGTCCAACCGCCCCAGCCATGAAGTGATGGCCTATCTTCAGGGGCGCGGATACCGTGTGATCCCGGTAAATCCCAGGCTGGCGGGTAAAACAGTGCTCGGGGAAACCGTCTATCCTGATCTTGCTTCTGTTACCACACCCGTGGACATGGCGGATCTTTTTCTCGCGCCAGATCGCACCGATCCGGTCATTGATGCCGCGATCAAACAGGAGATCCCGGTGGTCTGGATGCAAATCGGTGTCCTCAATGAAGAAGGAGCGTTGCGAGCCGAAAATGCGGGCGTCATTGTTGTCATGGATAAATGCCCCAAGCAGGAAATCCCGCGCCTTGGCGTCCCTCCTGTGGCACAACCCGCCACGTGA
- a CDS encoding MerR family transcriptional regulator, whose product MKVKEIAMGAGVNPDTVRFYTREGLLKPTRNPDNNYQLYDAEDLRRLRFARKARQLGFSLPEIRQILEQAEDHHSPCPMVRDVFQQRLAEVEREIAELQQLRGRMTAALSAWQNMPDGTPDGHTICQLIEHWDEPVPETGNKE is encoded by the coding sequence ATGAAAGTTAAAGAAATTGCTATGGGTGCGGGGGTTAACCCCGATACCGTCCGGTTTTATACCCGGGAAGGGTTGCTGAAGCCCACCCGGAATCCGGACAACAACTATCAGCTGTACGACGCAGAAGATTTGCGGCGATTACGGTTTGCCCGCAAAGCGCGGCAGCTTGGTTTTTCACTGCCGGAAATCCGGCAGATTCTGGAGCAGGCGGAGGATCATCATTCGCCCTGCCCCATGGTTCGGGACGTGTTTCAGCAGCGGCTGGCGGAGGTGGAGCGTGAGATTGCGGAACTGCAGCAATTGCGCGGACGAATGACGGCTGCTTTATCCGCCTGGCAGAACATGCCGGATGGCACGCCGGACGGCCATACGATTTGCCAGCTGATTGAACACTGGGACGAACCGGTCCCGGAAACCGGTAACAAGGAGTGA
- a CDS encoding acyltransferase — MLSFLPAPVIGVLSSILLGLNTLFWCLLLYIPAIFKLIIPHKGFRVLCTKAIIWISESWVACNTGWMKLTQGTKWTVHGDEKLKRESWYLVLSNHQSWVDIFAMQRVFNRRAPFLKFFLKQQLIWVPVIGLAWWGLDFPFMKRYTREYLIKHPEKRGEDLKATRQACEKFRYTPVSIMNFVEGTRFTQAKHDQQKSKYTHLLTPKAGGAAFVLDAMGDTIETLVDVTIAYPGGAPSFWDFMCGRVREVKMEIDTVAIPEHLKGRDYATDAEHRKNVKNWLAEQWRAKDERLSRMLEQS, encoded by the coding sequence ATGCTCAGCTTCCTGCCAGCCCCGGTCATCGGCGTACTAAGCTCCATTCTTCTTGGTCTCAACACCCTGTTCTGGTGCCTGCTCCTCTACATCCCGGCCATCTTCAAGCTCATCATCCCCCACAAAGGCTTCCGCGTGCTCTGCACCAAGGCGATCATCTGGATTTCCGAATCCTGGGTGGCCTGCAACACCGGCTGGATGAAGCTCACCCAGGGTACCAAGTGGACGGTGCACGGTGATGAGAAACTCAAACGGGAAAGCTGGTACCTGGTGCTTAGCAACCACCAGAGCTGGGTCGACATCTTCGCCATGCAACGGGTATTCAACCGCCGGGCGCCGTTTCTCAAGTTCTTCCTCAAGCAACAGCTGATCTGGGTGCCGGTGATTGGCCTGGCGTGGTGGGGGCTGGATTTCCCGTTCATGAAACGCTACACCCGTGAATACCTGATCAAGCATCCCGAAAAGCGCGGTGAAGACCTGAAAGCCACCCGCCAGGCTTGCGAGAAGTTCCGCTATACGCCGGTCAGCATCATGAATTTCGTGGAAGGCACCCGCTTTACCCAGGCCAAGCACGACCAGCAGAAATCAAAATACACCCATTTGCTGACGCCCAAGGCCGGCGGTGCAGCCTTTGTGCTGGATGCCATGGGCGATACCATTGAAACTCTGGTCGATGTAACGATTGCCTACCCGGGCGGTGCTCCCAGCTTCTGGGATTTCATGTGCGGACGGGTCCGCGAAGTGAAAATGGAGATTGACACCGTCGCTATTCCCGAGCACCTCAAGGGGCGGGATTACGCGACCGATGCCGAGCATCGCAAGAACGTGAAGAACTGGCTGGCGGAACAGTGGCGGGCCAAAGACGAACGCCTGTCGAGGATGCTTGAGCAGAGCTAG
- a CDS encoding HD-GYP domain-containing protein — protein MSRIQRVRLPVDLLTPGMRVVKLDRPWTEVPVLFQGFTIETPDQARILRQYCEWVLVEGDDEILSSALDKVALHKQRTSRPMSETRPLSKEIPRARKAWNNTQVFVEQVTRNIELGNDLNLQDARPIIRDCVESIKANASAMFWMSRIKSRDAYTAEHCLRVAIFTVAFARFLGMPDEDLEIAGMCGLLHDLGKLKVPPEILNKPGALSREEFAIMQQHTTFGYELLRADTTLDPIIRDVTRHHHERIDGSGYPQQLQEWQISRFARLVSIVDAFDAMTSDRCYRDGIPASDAIRILYQNRGRQFDTDMVEAFIRMVGIYPPGTLVELTTGEVALIVAVHPGKKLKPRVEVLLDTEKRAVTPRTIDLANPTPGEQSEITRPLPDGSFGISLQARIHQLVTDHRVYPS, from the coding sequence ATGTCCCGCATTCAGCGGGTCAGGCTACCGGTGGATCTGCTCACCCCGGGAATGCGGGTGGTCAAACTGGATCGCCCCTGGACAGAAGTTCCCGTGTTGTTCCAGGGCTTTACCATCGAGACCCCCGACCAGGCCCGTATTCTCCGCCAGTACTGCGAATGGGTACTCGTCGAAGGCGATGACGAGATACTGTCGAGTGCACTGGACAAGGTGGCGTTGCACAAACAACGCACTTCCAGACCGATGTCTGAAACCCGGCCACTGTCGAAAGAAATACCTCGCGCCCGCAAGGCATGGAACAATACGCAAGTCTTTGTAGAGCAGGTGACCCGTAACATTGAACTGGGCAATGACCTGAACCTGCAGGATGCCCGCCCCATCATTCGTGACTGCGTTGAAAGCATCAAGGCGAACGCCAGCGCGATGTTCTGGATGAGCCGCATCAAGTCCCGGGACGCCTACACAGCCGAGCACTGCCTGCGCGTTGCCATTTTTACGGTGGCGTTTGCCCGTTTTCTGGGTATGCCGGACGAAGACCTGGAAATTGCCGGCATGTGTGGCCTGCTTCATGATCTCGGCAAACTGAAGGTGCCACCAGAGATACTCAACAAGCCGGGTGCACTTAGCCGCGAAGAATTCGCCATCATGCAGCAACACACCACCTTCGGCTATGAGCTGTTACGCGCAGACACCACGCTCGACCCGATCATTCGCGATGTCACCCGTCACCATCACGAGCGCATCGATGGTTCTGGCTACCCGCAACAACTGCAGGAGTGGCAGATCAGTCGTTTCGCCCGCCTGGTGTCGATTGTCGACGCCTTTGATGCAATGACCAGCGACCGCTGCTACCGGGATGGCATTCCCGCGTCTGACGCCATCCGCATTCTGTACCAGAACCGTGGCAGACAGTTCGATACCGACATGGTCGAAGCCTTTATCCGCATGGTCGGTATTTACCCGCCGGGAACCCTGGTAGAACTGACCACCGGAGAAGTGGCACTGATTGTTGCGGTACACCCTGGCAAGAAACTCAAACCCAGGGTCGAGGTTCTTCTCGATACCGAGAAAAGGGCGGTTACGCCGAGAACGATTGACCTGGCAAATCCGACGCCGGGAGAACAATCGGAGATTACTCGCCCACTCCCCGATGGCTCGTTCGGGATATCGTTGCAGGCACGGATCCACCAATTAGTAACAGATCATCGCGTTTATCCCTCATGA
- a CDS encoding DUF411 domain-containing protein — translation MKKHMLALGLIATVGFNGQLQAEEGLKDIHVYKSPTCGCCTDWVDHMEDNGFKVEVTETNDLNPIKIDAGLTPALASCHTAFIGDYVIEGHVPANDIHRLIAEAPKAKGLSVPGMPAGSPGMEMGDRKDHYQVLMFNESGQTRVFAEHN, via the coding sequence ATGAAAAAACACATGCTGGCCCTGGGCCTCATCGCGACCGTCGGTTTCAACGGTCAACTGCAAGCCGAAGAGGGGCTCAAAGACATTCACGTCTACAAGTCACCCACCTGTGGCTGCTGCACCGACTGGGTAGACCACATGGAGGACAATGGCTTCAAGGTGGAAGTGACCGAAACCAACGACCTGAACCCCATCAAGATCGACGCCGGCCTGACACCAGCACTGGCCAGTTGCCACACGGCATTCATTGGTGACTACGTGATCGAAGGCCATGTTCCGGCCAACGACATTCATCGACTGATTGCCGAGGCACCGAAGGCAAAAGGCCTGTCGGTACCGGGAATGCCTGCGGGATCACCGGGTATGGAAATGGGTGACCGCAAGGATCATTACCAGGTGCTGATGTTCAACGAAAGTGGCCAGACCCGCGTCTTCGCTGAACACAACTAG
- a CDS encoding ribonuclease R family protein → MLNADALSQLRQLKSDIEENKVVFPGTVKATNGRFGFVALDEGRDVFLPPEEMQKVLPGDRVTVSEQEGDKGKTQGVVDELLETNLDTFVGRYLVRGKGHFVVPETPGINRWIFIPPKERQNAEPDDYIYCRIHKHPIKDGKGQAKILKVIGKAGEAGIERSFTVATFNLPDAWPEAVSKQAEALDESVIEARGEGREDRTDQPYVTIDSPGTQDMDDALLAEPNATGWRLSIAIADPTAVVEPGSPAEQEAFRRATAIYFPGEPLPMLPDTLSTRLCSLMPEVKRLALVCDLQVNNDGSLGEYSFHQAVIRSHGKLSYELVSNLIEGREADDVKALPDTVSNSLDQLHQVAMSLRKWRSEHALVNGDRPEFRLRLDENRRVRLIEPSVQNEAHRLVEECMIAANRCAADFLGQQDKGLFIQHPGLRDDRADNIRALLEGYAPDLAGVDATSAEGFRDLMKQTEGLDAEVPVKAIISRQLARAELSFTPAPHQGMGLAAYTTFTSPLRKFSDFHVHRLIKSILWQEPLSELSEEQLAELQLTQFRARQAANSLESWLKSDFARTLGEDAMTGVISRTTPSGFFVRLDANGLEGFVSCKTLEGKFSFDPVTLRLVHNKNGRTFQLEQPATVTFAGVDDERKQILFNLVEPSADASASDSAPDGKGDA, encoded by the coding sequence ATGCTCAACGCCGACGCCCTCAGCCAGTTGCGCCAGCTGAAGTCCGATATTGAAGAAAACAAGGTGGTGTTTCCCGGCACTGTCAAAGCCACCAACGGGCGTTTCGGCTTTGTAGCACTGGATGAAGGCCGGGATGTCTTCCTGCCGCCGGAAGAGATGCAGAAGGTCCTGCCGGGCGACCGGGTTACCGTTTCCGAGCAGGAAGGCGACAAGGGCAAGACCCAGGGCGTGGTGGACGAACTGCTGGAAACCAACCTGGACACCTTCGTGGGCCGCTACCTGGTGAGAGGCAAGGGGCATTTCGTGGTGCCGGAAACACCGGGCATCAACCGCTGGATTTTCATCCCGCCGAAAGAACGCCAGAACGCCGAGCCCGATGACTACATCTACTGCCGCATCCACAAACACCCGATCAAGGACGGCAAAGGCCAGGCAAAGATCCTGAAAGTGATCGGCAAGGCCGGCGAGGCCGGCATCGAGCGCTCCTTCACGGTTGCCACCTTCAACCTGCCGGATGCCTGGCCGGAAGCGGTCAGCAAACAGGCCGAGGCGCTGGACGAATCGGTCATCGAAGCCAGGGGTGAGGGCCGTGAAGACCGCACCGATCAGCCCTATGTCACCATCGACAGCCCCGGCACCCAGGACATGGACGACGCCCTGCTGGCCGAACCCAACGCTACCGGCTGGAGACTGTCTATTGCCATCGCCGACCCCACCGCGGTCGTTGAGCCAGGCAGCCCGGCGGAGCAGGAAGCCTTCCGCCGCGCCACCGCGATCTACTTCCCTGGTGAGCCGCTGCCGATGCTGCCGGACACCCTCAGCACCCGCCTTTGCTCGCTGATGCCCGAGGTAAAGCGCCTTGCCCTGGTCTGTGACCTGCAGGTGAACAACGACGGCAGCCTGGGCGAGTACAGCTTTCACCAGGCGGTGATCCGCTCCCACGGCAAGCTCAGTTACGAACTGGTATCCAACCTGATCGAGGGCCGTGAAGCCGATGACGTCAAGGCGTTACCGGACACCGTTTCCAACAGCCTTGATCAGCTCCATCAGGTCGCCATGTCCCTGCGCAAGTGGCGCAGTGAACACGCGCTGGTGAACGGCGACCGCCCGGAATTCCGCCTGCGCCTGGATGAAAACCGCCGGGTACGCCTGATTGAGCCTTCCGTACAGAACGAGGCCCATCGCCTGGTGGAAGAGTGCATGATTGCCGCCAATCGTTGCGCGGCAGACTTCCTGGGCCAGCAGGACAAGGGACTGTTCATCCAGCATCCCGGTCTGCGCGACGACCGCGCCGATAACATTCGTGCGCTGCTGGAAGGCTACGCGCCTGATCTCGCCGGGGTGGACGCCACCAGCGCCGAAGGTTTCCGCGATCTGATGAAGCAGACCGAAGGACTGGACGCGGAAGTGCCGGTCAAGGCCATCATTTCCCGCCAGCTCGCCCGTGCCGAGCTGTCGTTTACCCCCGCACCCCACCAGGGCATGGGGCTGGCCGCCTACACCACCTTTACCTCGCCGCTGCGCAAGTTCAGCGACTTTCACGTGCACCGGCTGATCAAGTCGATCCTGTGGCAGGAGCCGCTGAGCGAACTGAGCGAAGAACAACTGGCCGAACTGCAACTGACCCAGTTCCGAGCGCGGCAGGCCGCCAACAGCCTTGAAAGTTGGCTGAAGAGTGATTTTGCCCGGACCCTGGGCGAGGACGCGATGACTGGAGTCATCAGCCGCACGACCCCCTCGGGCTTTTTCGTCAGGCTCGACGCCAACGGGCTGGAAGGATTCGTCAGCTGCAAGACCCTGGAAGGCAAGTTCAGCTTCGACCCGGTCACCCTGCGGCTGGTTCACAACAAGAATGGCCGAACCTTCCAGCTTGAGCAGCCCGCGACCGTCACCTTTGCCGGTGTGGATGACGAGCGCAAACAGATCCTGTTCAATCTGGTGGAGCCGTCAGCCGACGCTTCCGCTTCAGACAGCGCGCCTGACGGCAAAGGCGACGCTTGA
- a CDS encoding heavy metal translocating P-type ATPase → MNEKVALHPALSISGASCQGCVRKIREALEPLTGSADRVEVNLEEQTVALPDGIDTAEAAGIVTEAGYPASPLEASSATEPASEDDHCHVDSKQAQSETRQQSDQDTGKGESAGNDDQIHLAVTGATCASCVNTIEKALKSVDGITGAHMNLADNTATATGYADPQTLIRAVESSGYGASVIEDPDAADDRKQQEDRRQYKTLLVKMAISLSLGLGLMIWGMGFGTMMVTEDNQMTWLTLGILTLGVMVATGGHFYTGAWKAFRHHNANMDTLIALGTGTAWVYSIVVASVPDALPEMARHVYFEASAMIIGLINLGQALELRAKGKTSEAVRRLLDLRAKTARVIRDGEEQDLPVEQVRAGDHIRVRPGESLPVDGEIIEGSTRIDESMLTGEPMPVSKREGDEVSAGTLNTHGSIIYKATRVGSETALAQIIRLVKKAQGSKPAIGRLADKISSVFVPSVMLIAVVSALVWYNVGPEPAVVHMMVAATTVLIIACPCALGLATPMSVMVGVGKAAEYGALIRQGDALQTAGKLDLVILDKTGTITEGHPAVTRFHATDNNTGRLLALAAGLEQHSEHPLAEAIMAKAKDENASPENITGFEALNGKGVRGELDGQPVRLGNRRWLKGEGVDLAGLQDEADAITSEAGTPLFLALGNKAVGVIGVADAVKQDSRDAIRRLHDAGIRVMMVTGDVDATAKAIAQKTGIDDYRAEVLPEDKATIVSEMRGKGYTVAMVGDGINDAPALAAADVGFAIGTGTDVAIESAGITLMRGSLHGVADAIEISRATVRNIHQNLFGAFIYNSMGIPVAAGLLYPLWGMLMSPILAGAAMSLSSVTVVTNANRLRLFRTSNNAGKEGNE, encoded by the coding sequence ATGAATGAGAAAGTCGCACTACACCCGGCGCTGTCTATTTCCGGCGCGTCCTGCCAGGGCTGTGTTCGCAAGATTCGTGAGGCGCTGGAGCCGTTGACCGGCAGTGCCGACCGGGTTGAGGTGAATCTGGAGGAGCAGACGGTTGCCCTGCCCGATGGCATTGATACTGCCGAGGCCGCCGGTATTGTCACGGAAGCCGGTTATCCCGCCTCACCTCTGGAGGCCTCCTCTGCCACTGAACCGGCGTCGGAGGATGACCATTGCCATGTCGACAGTAAACAGGCTCAATCCGAAACCCGGCAGCAGTCCGATCAGGACACGGGTAAAGGGGAGAGCGCCGGGAATGACGACCAGATCCATCTGGCGGTTACGGGTGCAACCTGTGCTTCCTGTGTGAACACCATTGAAAAGGCCCTGAAATCGGTCGATGGCATTACCGGTGCCCATATGAACCTGGCGGACAATACTGCCACGGCCACCGGATATGCGGACCCCCAGACGCTGATCAGGGCAGTAGAAAGCTCCGGCTACGGGGCCAGCGTGATCGAAGACCCGGATGCGGCAGATGACCGTAAGCAGCAAGAGGATCGCAGGCAGTACAAGACACTGCTGGTGAAGATGGCCATCAGTCTGAGCCTGGGCCTGGGCCTGATGATCTGGGGCATGGGCTTTGGCACCATGATGGTGACCGAAGACAACCAGATGACCTGGCTTACTCTGGGTATTCTGACTCTGGGTGTGATGGTTGCTACTGGTGGGCACTTTTACACCGGCGCGTGGAAAGCGTTCCGGCACCACAATGCCAATATGGACACCCTGATTGCCCTGGGTACCGGTACTGCGTGGGTCTATTCCATCGTGGTGGCCAGTGTTCCCGATGCCTTGCCGGAAATGGCGCGGCATGTGTATTTTGAAGCCTCAGCGATGATTATCGGCCTGATCAATCTGGGCCAGGCGCTGGAGCTGCGAGCCAAAGGCAAGACCTCGGAAGCCGTGCGACGGCTGCTGGATCTGCGGGCAAAAACCGCCCGTGTTATCCGTGACGGCGAGGAGCAGGATCTGCCGGTAGAGCAGGTCAGGGCCGGCGATCATATCCGTGTACGCCCCGGTGAAAGCCTGCCGGTGGACGGGGAAATCATCGAGGGCAGTACCCGCATCGATGAGAGCATGCTCACCGGTGAACCCATGCCCGTCAGCAAGCGCGAAGGTGACGAGGTGTCTGCCGGCACCCTGAATACCCACGGCTCGATTATCTACAAGGCCACCCGCGTAGGCAGCGAAACCGCCCTCGCCCAGATCATTCGCCTGGTCAAGAAGGCCCAGGGCTCCAAGCCAGCCATCGGGCGATTGGCAGACAAGATTTCCTCGGTGTTTGTGCCCAGCGTAATGCTGATTGCCGTGGTGTCCGCCCTGGTCTGGTACAACGTCGGGCCGGAACCGGCGGTGGTTCACATGATGGTAGCGGCTACCACGGTGCTGATTATTGCCTGTCCCTGTGCTCTGGGCCTGGCGACCCCCATGTCGGTCATGGTGGGTGTCGGCAAGGCCGCAGAATACGGTGCCCTGATCCGCCAGGGCGATGCTCTGCAAACCGCAGGTAAGCTGGATCTGGTGATTCTGGACAAGACCGGCACCATTACTGAAGGTCATCCGGCCGTTACCCGTTTCCATGCAACTGACAACAACACGGGCAGATTGCTGGCCCTCGCCGCTGGCCTGGAACAGCACTCGGAACACCCCCTGGCGGAAGCCATTATGGCGAAAGCCAAGGACGAAAATGCCAGCCCGGAGAACATCACTGGCTTCGAGGCCCTCAACGGTAAAGGCGTGAGGGGCGAGCTGGACGGCCAACCCGTGCGCCTTGGCAATCGCCGCTGGCTGAAAGGCGAAGGCGTTGACCTCGCAGGCTTACAAGACGAGGCAGACGCCATTACCTCTGAAGCCGGAACTCCGCTGTTCCTGGCCCTGGGTAACAAAGCTGTGGGTGTCATCGGTGTTGCCGATGCGGTCAAACAGGACTCCCGGGATGCCATCCGCCGCCTGCACGATGCCGGCATACGGGTCATGATGGTCACTGGCGACGTGGACGCCACCGCCAAAGCCATCGCGCAGAAAACCGGGATTGATGATTACCGTGCCGAGGTGTTACCGGAAGACAAGGCCACCATCGTCAGCGAAATGCGTGGCAAGGGATATACTGTGGCAATGGTTGGCGACGGCATCAACGATGCCCCGGCGCTGGCCGCTGCGGATGTCGGCTTTGCCATTGGCACCGGAACCGATGTCGCGATCGAAAGCGCAGGCATCACGCTGATGCGGGGATCGCTTCACGGCGTAGCCGATGCTATTGAGATATCACGGGCCACCGTTCGTAATATACACCAGAACCTGTTTGGTGCGTTTATATACAACTCCATGGGTATACCGGTGGCAGCCGGGCTGTTATACCCTTTGTGGGGAATGTTGATGAGCCCGATTCTGGCCGGCGCTGCCATGTCGCTGTCCTCGGTTACGGTGGTCACCAACGCCAACCGGCTGCGGTTGTTCAGAACCAGCAATAACGCCGGCAAGGAGGGGAACGAATGA
- the folX gene encoding dihydroneopterin triphosphate 2'-epimerase produces the protein MTAVTGNHQATVRIKDLLLRAYIGIKDEEINNRQDVLINVRLTYNAADAINQNDIRAALNYRTITKQIISHVDGNRFALLERLTHEVLSIVMEHEAVRWAAVEIDKPHALRYAESVSVCLEAHRAT, from the coding sequence ATGACTGCAGTAACCGGAAATCACCAGGCAACCGTGCGTATAAAGGACCTGCTGCTACGCGCCTATATCGGTATCAAGGACGAGGAAATCAACAATCGGCAGGATGTACTGATCAATGTCCGGCTGACCTACAATGCCGCGGACGCCATTAACCAGAACGATATCCGTGCAGCACTGAACTACCGCACCATTACCAAGCAGATCATCAGCCATGTAGACGGCAACCGCTTTGCCCTTCTGGAGCGCCTGACCCATGAAGTGCTCAGTATTGTTATGGAGCATGAGGCAGTCCGCTGGGCGGCAGTAGAAATCGACAAGCCCCATGCGTTACGCTACGCGGAATCGGTGTCCGTCTGTCTTGAGGCGCACCGTGCCACCTGA